A single Cannabis sativa cultivar Pink pepper isolate KNU-18-1 chromosome 7, ASM2916894v1, whole genome shotgun sequence DNA region contains:
- the LOC115697122 gene encoding non-specific lipid-transfer protein 1-like, translating to MASLIMKVLWLVVLAMVIASPVAHAITCSQVSSNLAPCLDYLRNGGTVPDACCNNIKSLSNAARTPADHQAVCNCLSKVSSGSKGFMSYNASGLPGKCGVTSCNRIR from the exons ATGGCAAGTTTAATTATGAAGGTACTTTGGTTGGTGGTATTGGCCATGGTGATAGCATCACCAGTGGCACATGCAATAACATGCAGCCAAGTGTCTAGCAATCTTGCGCCATGCTTGGATTACCTAAGGAACGGCGGGACTGTCCCGGATGCGTGCTGTAACAATATTAAGTCGTTGAGCAATGCAGCCAGGACTCCCGCCGACCATCAGGCTGTCTGCAACTGCTTGAGCAAAGTTTCAAGCGGTTCCAAAGGATTCATGAGCTACAATGCTTCTGGACTTCCGGGCAAGTGTGGTGTCACCTCCTGCAATAG AATTCGGTAA
- the LOC115697667 gene encoding non-specific lipid-transfer protein 1-like encodes MASSIVKVFCLVVLAMVIASPVTHAITCSQVDSNFDPCLNYLTFGGSGTVPAKCCNGLKSLSNAARTPANRQATCNCLKETAGRIKGFDYNLAAGLPGKCGVSIPCKISPFTN; translated from the coding sequence ATGGCAAGTTCAATTGTGAAGGTATTTTGCTTGGTGGTATTGGCCATGGTGATAGCATCACCAGTGACACATGCCATAACATGCAGCCAAGTGGATAGCAACTTTGACCCATGCTTGAATTACCTAACTTTTGGCGGGAGCGGGACTGTCCCGGCTAAGTGCTGTAACGGTCTTAAGTCGTTAAGCAATGCAGCCAGAACTCCCGCCAACCGTCAAGCTACCTGCAATTGCTTGAAAGAAACTGCAGGTAGAATCAAAGGATTCGACTACAATCTTGCCGCTGGACTTCCCGGCAAGTGTGGTGTCAGCATTCCTTGCAAAATTAGCCCCTTCACCAACTAA